gaaaagatatcgaaaagtaccgaaaagatttcgaaaagtaccgaaaagatatcgaaaagtaccgaaaagatatcgaaaagtaccgaaaagatatcgaaaattaccgtaaagatatcgaaaagtaccgaaaagatatcgaaaagtaccgaaaagatatcgaaaagtaccaaaaagatatcgacaagtaccgaaaagatatcgacaagtaccgaaaagatatcgacaagtaccgagaagatatcgaaaagtaccgaaaagatatcgaaaagtatcgaaaagatatcgaaaagtattgaaaagatatcgaaaagtatcgcaaagatatcgaaaagtatcgaaaagataacgaaaagtatcgatatatcgaaaagtatcaatatgtcgaaaagtatcgatatatcgataagtatcgatatatcgaaaagtatcgatatgccgaaaagtatcgatatatcgataagtatcgatatatcgataagtatcgatatatcgataagtatcgatatatcgataagtatcgatatatcgaaaagtatcgatatatcgataagtatcgatatatcgataagtatcgaaatatcgaaaagtatcgatatatcgataagtatggatatatcgaatagtatcgatatatcgaaaagtatcgatatatcgataagtatccatatatcgataagtatctatatatcgatatatcgataagtatcgatatatcgataagtatcgatatatcgataagtaccgatatatcgataagtatcgataagtatcgatatatcgataagtatcgatgtatcgaaaagtatcgatatatcgaaaagtatcgatgtatcgaaaagtatcgatatatcgaaaagtatcgatatatcgaaaagtatcgatatatcgaaaagtatcgatatatcgaaaagtaccgatatatcgataagtaccgatatatcgaaaagtaccgaaaagatatcgaaaagtatcgaaaagatatcgaaaagtatcgaaaagatatcgaaaagtatcgaaaagatatcgaaaagtatcgaaaagatatcgaaaagtgtctatatataatgaaaagtatctatatataataaaaagtatcgatatataatgaaaagtatcgatatataatgtgaaaagtatcgaaaagatatcgataagattcgaaaagatatcgataagtatcgaaaagatatcgataagtatcgaaaagatatcgataagtatcgaaaagatatagataagtttcaaaaagatatcgaaaagtatcgaaaagacatcgaaaagtatcgaaaagttatcgaaaagtatcgaaaagatatcgaaaagtatcgaaaagttatcgaaaagtatcgaaaagatatcgaaaagtatcgaaaagatatcgaaaagtaccgaaaagatatcgaaaagtatcgaaaagatatcgaaaagtatcgaaaagatatcgaaaagtagcgatataatatcgaaaagtatcgaaaagatatcgaaaagtatcgaaaagatatcgaaaagtatcgaaaagatatcgaaaagtgtctatatataatgaaaagtatctatatataataaaaagtatcgatatataatgaaaagtatcgatatataatgtgaaaagtatcgaaaagatatagataagtttcaaaaagatatcgaaaagttatcgaaaagtatcgaaaagatatcgaaaagtatcgaaaagttatcgaaaagtatcgaaaagatatcgaaaagtatcgaaaagatatcgaaaagatatcgaaaagtatcgaaaagatctaagaaaagatatcgataagtatcgatgtatcgattagtatcgatatatcgataagtatcgatatatcgagaagtatcgatatatcgaaaagtatcgatatatcgaaaagtatcgatataacgaaaaaaatcgatatatcgaaaagtatcgatatatcgaaaagaatcgatatatcgataagtatcgataagatatcgaaaagtatcgatatatcgaaaagtatcgatatatcgataagtatcgatatatcgatacgtatcgaaaagatatcgataagtaccgaaaagatatcgataagtaccgaaaagatatcgaaaagtaccgaaaagatatcgaaaagtatcgaaaagatatcaaaaagtatcgaaaagatatcgaaaagtatcgaaaagatatcgaaaagtatcgaaatgatatcgaaaagtatcgaaaagatatcgaaaagtatcgatatatcgaaaagtatcgatatatcgataagtatcgatatatcgaaaagtaccgatatatcgaaaagtaccgatatatcgataagtaccgatatatcgataagtatcgataagtatcgatatatcgataagtatcgatatatcgataagtatcgatatatcgataagtatcgatatatcgaaaagtatcgatatatcgtaaagtatcgatatatcgaaaagtaccgatatatcgaaaagtaccgaaaagatatcgaaaagtatcgaaaagatatcgaaaagtgccgaaaagatatccaaaagtaccgaaaagagatcgaaaagtaccgaaaagatatcgaaaagtatcgaaaagacatcgaaaagtatcgaaaagatatcgaaaagatatcgaaaagtatcgaaaagatatcgaaaagtatctatatatatcgaaaagtatctatatatatcgaaaagtatctatatataatgaaaagtatcgatatataattaaaagtatcgatatataatgaaaagtatcgatatataatgataagtatcgatatataatgataagtatcgatatataagtaccgaaaagatatcgaaaagtaccgaaaagatatcgaaaagtaccgaaaagatatcgaaaagaaccggaaagatatagaaaagtaccgaaaagatatcgaaaagtaccgaaaagatatcgaaaagtaccgaaaagatatcgaaaagtaccgaaaagatttcgaaaagtaccgaaaagatttcgaaaagtaccgaaaagatatcgaaaagtaccgaaaagttatcgaaaagtaccgaaaagatatcgaaaagtatcataaagatcgaaaagtatcgaaaagatatcgaaaagtatcgatatatcgaaaagtatcgatatatcgaaaagtatcgatatatcgataagtatcgatatatccgatatatcgataagtatcgatatatcgaaaactatcgatatatcgaaaagtattgatatatcgaaaagtatcgatataccgaaaagtatcgatatatcgaaaagtatcgatatatcgataagtatcgatatatcgataagtatcgatatatcgcaaagtatcgatatatcgataagtatcgatacatcgataagtatcgatatatcgataagtatcgatatatcgataagtatagaaaaggtatcgaaaagtaccgaaatgatatcgaaaagtaccggaaagatatcgaaaagtaccgaaaagatatcgaaaagtaccgaaaagatatcgaaaagtaccgaaaagatatcgaaaagtatcgaaaagatggttatcacatttagcattcaaccgcgattttttatatatattttaacaacgcgtttcgagagacaatgctctcatcatcaggttgtaaaatctatgtcgcgaaattaaacgtactaaaaagacaaaataccatcaccaatagttggtgggtccataaagtaaaaaagaattaaaagtatattggactgtgggtcctcgtcttgttaaaatatatataaaaaatcgcggttgaatgctaaatgtgataaccagtataacgacaactgctaccttgactccataatggattatatcatatcgaaaagatatcgaaaagatatcgaaaagtatcgaaatgatatcgaaaagtatcgaaaagatatcgaaatgtatcgatatatcgaatagtatcgatatatcgaatagtatcattatatcgataagtatcgatatatcgaaaagtaccgatatatcgaaaagtaccgatatatcgataagtatcgatatatcgataagtatcgataagtatcgatataccgataagtatcgatatatcgataagtatcgatatatcgataagtatcgatatatcgataagtatcgatatgtcgataagtatcgatatatcgataagtatcgatatatcgaaaagtatcgatatatcgaaaagtatcgatatatcgtaaagaatcgatatatcgtaaagtatcgatatatcgaaaagtaccgataatcgaaaagtaccaaaaagatatcgaaaagtaccgaaaagatatccaaaagtaccgaaaagatatctaaaagtaccgaaaagatatcgaaaagtaccgaaaagatatcgaaaagtaccgaaaaattttcgaaaagtatcgaaaagatatcgaaaagtatcgaaaagatatcgaaaagtatcgtaaagatatcgaaaagtatcgaaaagatatcgaaaagtatcgatgtatcgataagtatcgatatatcgataagtatcgatatatcgataagtatcgatatatcgaaaagtatcgatatatcgaaaagtatcgatatacccataagtatcgatatatcgagaagtatcgatttatcgaaaagtatcgatatatcgaaaagtatcgatatatcgagaagtatcgatttatcgaaaagtatcgatatatagaaaagtatcgatatatcgaaaagtatcgatatatccgatatatcgataagtatcgatgtatcgaaaactatcgatatatcgaaaagtatcgatatatcgaaaagtatcgatatatcgaaaagtattgatatatcgataagtatcgatatatcgataagtatcgataagatatcgaaaagtaccgataagatatcgaaaagtaccgaaaagatatcgaaaagtatcgatatatatcgaatagtatcgatatatatctaaaagtattgatatatatcgaaaagtatctatatataaggaaaagtatcgatatataaggaaaactatcgatatataatgaaaagtatcgatatataatgaaaagtatcgatatataatgataagtatggatatataatgataagtatcgatatataatgataagtatcgatatataatgataagtatcgatatataaagataagtatcgatatataataaaatgtatcgatatataatgaaaagtatcgaaaagatatcgaaaagtatcgaaaagatatcgaaaagtatcgaaaagatatcgaaaagtatcataaagatcgaaaagtatcgaaaagatatcgaaaagtatcgatatatcgaaaagtatcgatatatcgaaaagtatcgatatatcgataagtatcgatatatccgatatatcgataagtatcgatatatcgaaaactatcgatatatcgaaaagtattgatatatcgaaaagtatcgatataccgaaaagtatcgatatatcgaaaagtatcgatatatcgataagtatcgatatatcgataagtatcgatatatcgcaaagtatcgatatatcgataagtatcgatacatcgataagtatcgatatatcgataagtatcgatatatcgataagtatagaaaaggtatcgaaaagtaccgaaaagatatcgaaaagtaccggaaagatatcgaaaagtaccgaaaagatatcgaaaagtaccgaaaagatatcgaaaagtaccgaaaagatatggaaaagtatcgaaaagatatcgaaaagtatcgaaaagatatcgaaaagt
The genomic region above belongs to Schistocerca nitens isolate TAMUIC-IGC-003100 unplaced genomic scaffold, iqSchNite1.1 HiC_scaffold_468, whole genome shotgun sequence and contains:
- the LOC126232254 gene encoding structural maintenance of chromosomes protein 2-like; the protein is MEKYRYNEKYRYIEKYQYIENIGISKSIDISKSTDISISTDISKSTEKISKSIEKISKSSDIISKSIEKISKSIEKISKSIEKYRKDIDKYRKDIDKYGKDIDKYRKDIDKFRKDIEKYRKDIEKYRKVIEKYRKDIEKYRKVIEKYRKDIEKYRKDIEKYRKDIEKYRKDIEKYLYISKISIYKYRKDIEKYRKDIEKYRKDIEKYRKDIEKYRKDIKKYRYIDKYRKDIEKKDIEKYRKDIDKYRNDIEKYRKDIEKYRKDIEKYRKDIEKYRKDIEKYRKDIEKYRKDFEKYRKDIEKYRKDIEKYRKDIENYRKDIEKYRKDIEKYRKDIEKYQKDIDKYRKDIDKYRKDIDKYREDIEKYRKDIEKYRKDIEKYRKVSKRYRKVSKRYRKVSKRYRKYRKDIDKIRKDIDKYRKDIDKYRKDIDKYRKDIDKFQKDIEKYRKDIEKYRKVIEKYRKDIEKYRKVIEKYRKDIEKYRKDIEKYRKDIEKYRKDIEKYRKDIEKYRKVIEKYRKDIEKYRKVIEKYRKDIEKYRKDIEKISKNIDKYRKDIDKYRKDIEKYRKDIEKYRKDIKKYRKDIEKYRKDIEKYRNDIEKYRKDIEKYRKVPKRYPKVPKRDRKVPKRYRKVSKRHRKVSKRYRKDIEKYRKDIEKYLYISKSIYIYRKVSIYNEKYRYIIKISIYKYRKDIEKYRKDIEKYRKDIEKNRKDIEKYRKDIEKYRKDIEKYRKDIEKYRKDFEKYRKDFEKYRKDIEKYRKVIEKYRKDIEKYHKDRKYRYIDKYRKGIEKYRNDIEKYRKDIEKYRKDIEKYRKDIEKYRKDIEKYRKDGYHI